The Amycolatopsis jiangsuensis nucleotide sequence AGGTCCAGACCGCCGAGGACGACTGGTACCACGACCGGCTCACCGCGTACGGATCGCTGTTCCTCGGACCGTGGAGCACGGTGGCCTACTCGGACAAGGGAATGGCCGGAACGAACCACGTGCTGCCCACCGCGGGCGGGGCCAGGCACAGCGCCGGACTGTCCGTGTCGCGGTTCGTCCGGCCGCTGACCTACCAGCGCGCCGCGCGGGAGGCGACACCCGCGCTCGCCGACGCGGTCGAGGTCATCTCCGCCTCCGAGGGGATGGCCGCCCATCGCGCCACGGCCACCCTGCGGACCGGGCGGTTCGCCGAGTCCTCCCCGGTGACGGACTGAGTCAGCGTGCCGCGTGCGTGCCGCGCGGCACCAGCACCGGGGCGAAGCTGACCCGTCGGGGTGCCACGGACGCGGTCCCGGCGAGGCGCTCGACCAGTAGTTCCGCCGCGGCCTGGGCCATCCCGTCCAGGTCGTGGCGGACGGTGGTGAGGCCGAAGGTCTCCCAGGAGGCCATCGGCAGATCGTCGAACCCGATCACGGTCAGGTCGCCGGGCACGGCAAGCCCGAGGCGCCGCGCCGCGTTCATCGCGCCGATCGCGATCACGTCGTTGCCGCAGAAGACCGCGGTGGGCCGGGGCCGCTGCCCGGCCAGCTCGAGCAGGCCCTCGTAGCCGGTGCCGTAGTCGAAGGGGCCACGGCGCACCCGTTCGCGAGGCAGCCCGACCCCGGCCTCGGACAGGCCCACCCGGAACCCCAGTTCGCGGTCGCGCCCGGTGGTGGTGTCCGCCGGTCCGCCGAGCAGGCCGACCTCGTGGTGCCCGAGCCGGACCAGCTCCTCGGCGGCCAGCCGGCCGCCCGCCTCGTTGTCGACCACCGCCGCGTCCCCGAGACCGGTCCCGGTCTCCCGGTTGAGGAAGACGAACGGCAGCCCGCGTCGGGTGAGCTCGGCGGGCAGCGCGGAGCCGAGCACCGCGGTGGTGAGCACGACCCCGTCGATCGAGCGGTCCAGCAGCCGTTCGGTCTCCAGCGCGGTCTCGCTGCGCTCGGTGAACAGCATCATCCGGTACCCGTGCTGCTCGAGCCGGTCGTGCAGCGGCTCGATGAGGTACGGGTAGAACGGGTTCGTCAGGTCGGTCACGACCACCCCGATCCGCCGGGTCGAGCGGGTGGACAGGCTGCGCCCGGCCTCGCTGGGCACGTAGCCGAGTGCTTCGGCGGCCTCGCGCACCCGGGCCCGGGTCGTCTCGGACACCCGGTGGTCGCCGCGCAGCGCGCGGGACACCGTCGGCTGGGAGACCCCGGCGAGCCGGGCCACGTCATGGCTCGTGATCGACATCGACGGTCCCTTCCCCGAAACCGGTTGTTGCATACGGATCCTAGCTGAATCGGTGCGGGCCTTCACGGGGCCTGCTCGGCGCGTCGGAGTCTTGACAGAACGCGGCACGGATGATGGTCTGCATACGTATTAACAAGCTGCTTCGGGAGGGTGTCATGACCAACGGCGAGGGCTGGGTCTCGGCCGGGGAGCTGAGCCGCCGCACGATCCGGCGGGCCGATTTCGTGTCGTGTGACCAGGCGTTCATCGACTGCCGGACGCCCGGGTCGGACCGCAAGGAGAACTACTCGATGATCGGGCCGGGGGTGACCCAGAGCGCCGACCAGGTGGTGAACCTGCGCGAGGCGCACGGGTTCAACATCGGCGCCGCGGCGATGCCGAACGGGATCGTCAACAACCTGCACCTGCACTTCACCGCCGAGGTCTTCCTGTGCTTCCGGGGCGAGTTCCTGCTCCGCTGGGGCGCCGAGGGACAGCAGGGCGAGCTGGTGCTGCGCGAGGGTGACATCGCCTCGATTCCCACCTGGATCTTCCGCGGCTTCACCAACATCGGACCGGACGACGGCTGGCTGTTCACCGTCCTAGGCCACGACGACACCGGCGGGATCATCTGGGGCCCGTCGGTGCTGCGCGAGGCCGGGGGACACGGCCTGCACCTCACCGCGGACAACCGGCTGGTCGACACCGTGGCCGGCGACCCGATGCCGGACCCGGGCGAGCTGGTGGCGCCGATGGCCGCCGAGGACATCGCGGCGCTGCCCTCCTACAGCGCGGAGCAGCTGCGCCGCCGGGTGGTGACCACCGGTGACCTCGACTGGTCCGGGCACGCCCTGCTGGGCAGCGTGCTGCCCGGCGGACGTGCGGAGCTGGCGCCGGTGATCGGCTTCGGGATGACCGAGGACCGGATGCAGGAGCCGCGGATCTACCACCCGCACGGGCACAACGTGGCGTGGCTGCGTGCCGCGCCGGGGGAGGGCGTGCCGGCGCACCGCCACGACGAGACGCAGGTGCTGCTGGTCAAGGACGGCGAGTGGGAGGTGACGCTCAACCGGCACGACGAGGTGAGCGTGCGGCTTGGCCCGTGGGACATGCTGTCGGTGCCACGCGGGGCGTGGCGCAGCGTCCGCAACGTCTCCGGGGACACCGCCACGCTGCTCGTCGTCAACAGCGGGGACGGGCGCGTCCGCGTGGAATGGGACGAGGAGGTGGTCAAGGCCGCCGCGGACGCCGGAACCGGCCTGGACCACAACGGGTACCTCGCGCCGTACCACCTGCTGCCCCGGCCCGTCGGCCGGTGAACCCGGCCGACCGTCCGCCGGTCGTGTTCGTGCCGGGCATGCTCTGCGACGCGGACCTCTGGTCTGCGGTCGCGCCGCGGCTCCCCGGGCGCGTGGTGCACGTGGCGATCACCGCGCCCGGGATCGGCGGCATGGCCGAGCAGATCCTGTCGGCGGTCGAGGGGCCGTTCGTGCTCGCCGGGCTGAGCCTCGGGGCGATCGCCGGTTTCGAGGTGGCCCGGCGGGCACCGGAGCGGCTGGCCGGGTTCTGCGCGATGTCCACCAACGCCGGCGCCCCGACGCCCGAGCAGCTGGCCGGATGGGCGGAGCTGGCCGGACGCACCGGGTGCGGCGAGTTCGAAACCGTTGTCATTGAAGAAATCCTGCCCACGATGTTCGCCGGCCGGGTGCCGGCCCCGGCGCTGGGTGAGCAGTTCCTGGCCATGGCCCGCCGGATCGGGCCCGCCGTGTTCCGTGCACAGCTGGCCGCACAGGCCACCCGGCGGGACGCGCTCGCCGCGATCGCCGGATTGCACTGTCCGGTCCTGGCGCTGTGCGGCGCGCGGGACGCGTTGTGCCCGCCGGAGTTCCACCGCGCCATCGCCGCGCAGGCGCGCGACTCGGCCTTCCGGGTTCTGCCGGATGCCGGGCATCTCCTGCCGGTCGAGGCGCCGGAGGCCACAGCCGCGTCGCTGGCCGATTGGCTGTGCGAAATCCCATCCCTGCAACTGTATGAGGAGCCCCCATGTCCGAGGTCCTGAAATCCGCGGTGCCCGCCGCGCAGGTCGCCGCCGAGCGGGACGACGTCAGCGAGCGCGTCCGCGGCATCATCGCCGACATCCGGGACCGCGGTGACGCCGCCGTGCGCGACTACTCGACGAAGTTCGACTCGTGGTCGCCGGAACGGTTCCGGCTCTCCGCCGGGGAGATCGAGCGGATCGTCGCCCGGGTGCCCGGGCAGGTGCTCGACGACATCCGGTTCGTCCAGGACCAGGTGCGCACGTTCGCCGGCCACCAGCGGGAGTCGCTGCGCGAGTTCGAGGTGGAGACCCTGCCAGGGGTCCACCTGGGACAGAAACACGTCCCGGTGTCCGCGGCCGGTGCCTACGTGCCGGGCGGCCGGTACCCGCTCACGGCGTCGGCGCACATGACGATCGTGACGGCGAAGGTCGCCGGAGTGCCCCGGGTCGCCGCGTGCACACCGCCGATCCGCGGCGAGATCCCGGAGGCCACCGTCGCCGCGATGCACCTGGCCGGTGCCGACGAGATCTACCTGCTCGGAGGGGTGCAGGCGGTGGCCGCGCTCGCCGTGGGCACCGAAACGATCGGAGGCGTCGACCTGCTCGCCGGGCCGGGCAACGCCTACGTCGCCGAAGCCAAGCGGCAGCTGTTCGGTGAGGTCGGGATCGACCTGTTCGCCGGACCGACCGAGGTGCTGATCGTCGCCGACCACACCGCCGATCCGTTCGTCGTCGCGGTGGACCTGCTGTCCCAGGCCGAGCACGGACCGGATTCCCCCGCGGTGCTGATCACCACCTCGGCCGCGCTCGGGCGGGAGGTGCTCGGGCACGTCGAGGCGTTGCTGCCGGGCATGCCCACCCGGGACTTCGCCGGCCCCGCCTGGCGGGACCACGGCGAGATCCACGTCGTCGGCTCCGTCGACGAGGCGTTCGCGCTGGCCGACAGCTACGCCGCCGAGCACGTCCAGGTGCTCACCGAACAGCCGCGGCAGGCGCTGGAGAAGATGCACGACTACGGCGCGTTGTTCCTCGGGCCGGGTACCTGCGTGTCCTACGGCGACAAGGTGATCGGGACGAACCACGTGCTGCCCACGCGCGGCGCCGCCCGCTACACCGGCGGGCTGTGGGTCGGCAAGTACCTGAAGACAGTGACCTATCAGGAGGTGACCAACAGCGAGTCGAGCGTGCGCCTCGGCGAGGTCTGCGGGCGTGCCGCGCGGGTCGAGCTGTTCGAGGGGCACGCCCGTTCCGGGGACGTGCGGGCGGCGGAGTTCCGCCGCGGCGAGTTGTCGTGGAACCCGGCGTGACGGCCCCGCTCGCCGGCCGCACCGCGCTCGTCACCGGTGGTGGCAACGGGCTGGGCCGCGCCATCGCCGAGGCGTTGGCCGGCGACGGCGCACGCGTCGTCGTGGCCGGGCGGAACAAAACGGCCCTCGACGCGGTCGTGGCGGCTTTGCCGGTTCCGGGCCGTGCCGCGGTGTGCGACGTCTCCGACGCCGGATCGGTCGCCGCGCTCTCCGCCGAACTGGCGGACGAGGAGATCTCGGTCCTGGTGAACAACGCCGGGGTCGCGGGACCGGTGCGGCCGCTCACCGAGGTCGAACCACAGGAGTGGGACGAGGTCTTCGCCGTCAACGTCCGCGGCGTCTACCTGATGTGCCGGGCCTTCCTCCCGGCGATGGTCTCGCGCGGAGCGGGCGACGTCGTGAACATCGCGTCGGTCAGCGGGAAACGGCCACTGCTGCGCCGCACGCCCTACTGCGCGTCGAAAATGGCGGTGATCGGCCTGACCACCACGCTCGCTGCCGAGGTCGGGCCACTCGGGGTGGCGGTGAACTCGCTGTCGCCCGGACCGGTGGACGGGCCGCGGATGACGCGCAACTTCCGGCTGGAGGCCGAACGCACCGGAGTTTCCGTCGACGAAGCGGAGCGCGCGTTCACCAGCCGGGCGGCGCTCGGCCGGATGGTCACCGAGTCCGAGGTCGCGGCCGCGGTGCTCGCGATGCTCGCGATGCCAGGGCTGTGCGCGGCCGACATCGACCTGTCCGCGGGAATGGTGGCCCGGTGAGCACGCTCAAGCAGCGTCTCGGCTCCGGGGAACGACTGCTCGGCGGGTTGCTGCGGCTGCCGTCGGAGTTCCTGGTGGAGCTGGCCGGGGTGGCCGGGTTCGACTTCGTGGTGCTCGACTGCGAGCACGGGCCCGCGGACCTGGTTCCCTTGCAGCAGCACGTGATCGCCGCCCGGGCGCACGGCCTCGGCGTGCTGGTGCGGGTCGGGAGTGGCGAACCGGCGCTCGTGCTGCGCGTGCTGGATCTCGGCGCGGACGGGGTGATCGCGGCGCACGTCGACACCGTGGACCAGGCGCGGGAAACGGTCGCGGCGGCGCACTACCCACCACTGGGCGGGCGTGGGTTCGCGACCTACAGCCGC carries:
- a CDS encoding LacI family DNA-binding transcriptional regulator produces the protein MSITSHDVARLAGVSQPTVSRALRGDHRVSETTRARVREAAEALGYVPSEAGRSLSTRSTRRIGVVVTDLTNPFYPYLIEPLHDRLEQHGYRMMLFTERSETALETERLLDRSIDGVVLTTAVLGSALPAELTRRGLPFVFLNRETGTGLGDAAVVDNEAGGRLAAEELVRLGHHEVGLLGGPADTTTGRDRELGFRVGLSEAGVGLPRERVRRGPFDYGTGYEGLLELAGQRPRPTAVFCGNDVIAIGAMNAARRLGLAVPGDLTVIGFDDLPMASWETFGLTTVRHDLDGMAQAAAELLVERLAGTASVAPRRVSFAPVLVPRGTHAAR
- the hisD gene encoding histidinol dehydrogenase encodes the protein MSEVLKSAVPAAQVAAERDDVSERVRGIIADIRDRGDAAVRDYSTKFDSWSPERFRLSAGEIERIVARVPGQVLDDIRFVQDQVRTFAGHQRESLREFEVETLPGVHLGQKHVPVSAAGAYVPGGRYPLTASAHMTIVTAKVAGVPRVAACTPPIRGEIPEATVAAMHLAGADEIYLLGGVQAVAALAVGTETIGGVDLLAGPGNAYVAEAKRQLFGEVGIDLFAGPTEVLIVADHTADPFVVAVDLLSQAEHGPDSPAVLITTSAALGREVLGHVEALLPGMPTRDFAGPAWRDHGEIHVVGSVDEAFALADSYAAEHVQVLTEQPRQALEKMHDYGALFLGPGTCVSYGDKVIGTNHVLPTRGAARYTGGLWVGKYLKTVTYQEVTNSESSVRLGEVCGRAARVELFEGHARSGDVRAAEFRRGELSWNPA
- a CDS encoding alpha/beta fold hydrolase, which produces MNPADRPPVVFVPGMLCDADLWSAVAPRLPGRVVHVAITAPGIGGMAEQILSAVEGPFVLAGLSLGAIAGFEVARRAPERLAGFCAMSTNAGAPTPEQLAGWAELAGRTGCGEFETVVIEEILPTMFAGRVPAPALGEQFLAMARRIGPAVFRAQLAAQATRRDALAAIAGLHCPVLALCGARDALCPPEFHRAIAAQARDSAFRVLPDAGHLLPVEAPEATAASLADWLCEIPSLQLYEEPPCPRS
- a CDS encoding SDR family NAD(P)-dependent oxidoreductase, with product MTAPLAGRTALVTGGGNGLGRAIAEALAGDGARVVVAGRNKTALDAVVAALPVPGRAAVCDVSDAGSVAALSAELADEEISVLVNNAGVAGPVRPLTEVEPQEWDEVFAVNVRGVYLMCRAFLPAMVSRGAGDVVNIASVSGKRPLLRRTPYCASKMAVIGLTTTLAAEVGPLGVAVNSLSPGPVDGPRMTRNFRLEAERTGVSVDEAERAFTSRAALGRMVTESEVAAAVLAMLAMPGLCAADIDLSAGMVAR
- a CDS encoding cupin domain-containing protein translates to MTNGEGWVSAGELSRRTIRRADFVSCDQAFIDCRTPGSDRKENYSMIGPGVTQSADQVVNLREAHGFNIGAAAMPNGIVNNLHLHFTAEVFLCFRGEFLLRWGAEGQQGELVLREGDIASIPTWIFRGFTNIGPDDGWLFTVLGHDDTGGIIWGPSVLREAGGHGLHLTADNRLVDTVAGDPMPDPGELVAPMAAEDIAALPSYSAEQLRRRVVTTGDLDWSGHALLGSVLPGGRAELAPVIGFGMTEDRMQEPRIYHPHGHNVAWLRAAPGEGVPAHRHDETQVLLVKDGEWEVTLNRHDEVSVRLGPWDMLSVPRGAWRSVRNVSGDTATLLVVNSGDGRVRVEWDEEVVKAAADAGTGLDHNGYLAPYHLLPRPVGR